ATTGTTTTCATGATGAAATGTTGTTTTGTCGGCCGATGAATCTACTGTGTAATCGTGGACCGATGAATTATGAAGATAACGAACATTGGAATTCATTTACACGTGAGTGGTCGCAGGAAGCCGTTGAATCGACGACACAGCATTTTTCAATTGTAGTTGTAAATGATTCGCGCGTTCGCATTACGATTCGTAGCGTGCTTGCAAATGGTTCCGTAGTGCATACAATTTATAAAGTCTACGCAGATGGACGTGTTTGGGTGCGGCAATCGTTTAAGCCCTCAAACCATTCAGGGCTGTCGATGATCGGATTTAAGATTCCTCTTGAACCGTCATATAACGCGTTTCATTATTTTGGAAAAGGTCCGCATGCGAATTATCAAAATTTAAATGAGGATCTCGGTTTGGCTGTATATGAGGAAGTTATCGAAAAAGAAGTAAGTCCAAAGACGTATAAAAATCATACGCAAATCTTTTGGGCTTCCTTGACGAATTCATTGCAAAAAGGCCTTATGATCAAGTCTGATCGATTACCACTTAATGTTGGGGCGTGTAGAACCGATGATGACTGTGTAGCATGTATTGTGGCAGTTGATGTTGTCGGGTGGTTATCAAAGCACGATCCTCAGTTTTTGGATGTTCATCGTGAATATCATTATGAATTTGAGATGATCCCAGTCACAAAAGGACAAGAGGATGTTTATTACAAGGTTAAGATGATATAAAAAAAACATGCCAATTAGGCATGTTTTATTTTTTTGAGGTTTTAAATGCTCTCCAACTTCCTTCTGGAAGAAGAATTGCTTCATCAAACCGAACATCTTGATCTTTAAGATTATAGAAGTAAACACCCAGTTCTACTGTATCACCATTTTCTTTGGTAATGGTAGAGGGGATGCGTTTATACTCGTCATCATCACGTCCATTAAAACCTTCCATCGCATCAATATCATCAATGATGAGACTTAGGTCTTTGACTGTAATGATTTCACCCCAAACCTTGGTATTGCCTTCTTGTAGAAGTGCAGGATAGCCTTTATAGGGCATATCGTACAATGTTCCAAGAACATAAGCTTTTTCAATTGAAACAACATGTCCATCGACATATTTATCAAAATTAAAGAACCCTTCCATTAAAGATCCATAAACAAACATTTGATTATTCATTAGCTGATTGCGCCACCTTGAATTTTATGATCTTCTTTAACCGTTACGGCTGTAGCAATACATACTTCTAAGCCTTTAGCAATTTGTTCTAAAGTTAAGCTTGGTGCAGTAGGTTTATCCATAACTTGTTGTGTTGCGAAAGGCACATGAATGAAGCCACCGCGAACATTAGGATATTTTTTATCAACTAAATAGAGTAATCCATACATAAGATGATTACATACGAAGGTACCTGCAGTGTTTGAAACACTTGCGGGAATAGAAGCTTGCTTCATATTCTCAACCATTGCTTTGATTGGTAATGTAGCGAAATAGGCTGCTTTACCATCTTCAAAGATTGTTTCATCAATCGGTTGATTGCCTTCGTTGTCTTTAATACGAGCATCATCTTGGTTGATCGCTACACGTTCAGGCGTAACCCCAAAACGATTTCCAGCTTGACCAACACAGATGACAATGTCAGGTTGATGTTTAGCCATCGCTTCATCTAATACCTCAACCGATTTGTTGAAGACGGTTGGAACTTCGAGTTTAAGTACTTCGGCCCCTTCGATTGTATCAGGGAGTAATTTAACTGCTTCATAAGCAGGATTCATTTTTTCCCCACCAAATGGATCAAAACCTGTAATTAAAACTTTCATAGATACGTCCTCCTTCAATAATTTTTTAGAAAGCTAAGAAATACATCAAGAAGATATGGATTACGAGCATAATAAGAGCCATAGGTGCTTGATATTTAATAATAGAATATTGTGACTTTGTTTCAAGTAATGCAGCTGGAACGATATTAAAGTTCGCAGCCATTGGTGTTAATAAGGTACCACAGAATCCAGCAGTCATTGCAAGCGCACCTGCAATCAGTGGGTTAGCACCTTGTGCAAACACAAATGGAATCCCAATTCCAATTGTAATAACGGTAAATGCCGCAAAAGCATTCCCCATAATAATAGTAAAGATGGCCATACCAACACAGTAAGCAACAACACCTGCAAAGATGTTTCCATTAGGAATAAAGCTACCAAGTAGTGTCGCAATCAAACTACCAACTCCGGCTGTTGTAAAGACAACACCTAGGGCTGAAAGCAATTGCGGTAAGATACTGAATGAACCCATTGTACGCATAAGACGTGTTGCGTCATTCATGACACCTTTAGGTTTTGTTTTTGTAATAATAAAGGTTGCGATTAATCCACATGCTGCAGACAATCCAATTGCAATATACCCAAGAACACCAGCACTAACACCTGGCGCAACTTTTGGTAATACAAAGGAGAATAAGAATGCTCCGATTGCAATAAATACAGATGGAATAAAGATTTTAAATCCGATTCGATCTGATTGTTCATCACGGAAATCTTGAGAAATTTGTTCAATATCTCCAATGTTAACGGTCTTCATAAATGAAAGGACTCCAAGTGCTAAGACAAGTAACCCGTTAATTTTATTAGGAATGTATTTTCCTAACATAAACAATACGGCTAAAATAATCCAAAATGATGCGGCACCGTATTTACGGTTATCATCAATATTGCGGTATGCTGAAACTGCAGTTGCGATAAAAATACAACCAACAACCATATACCACATTTCTAAGAATAATTCCCAAAAATTAGCTGTCATAATTATTTAGCCCCTCTCTTAATGCGACGATCTAACAGAACTGTTTGAACGCCTCCAAGTACTAGAGCAATTACAAAGACTGGAACGCTCCAAAGTGCGATTCCTTGGTGTGTTACGTCATAACCTTGTTCAACCAGTGTTTCAACAATTAAGATAACACCACTTGCATAAGGGAATAAGTTTTGACCAAAGAAGTTACCATAGTTTTCAGCAGCAGCGGCGCCTGCTTTAATTTCTTCTTCCTCTGCAACAGATAATGCGGAACCTTTTTCTTGAATTCCAGCACCTTCAGCCATTGGATGAATCAATGGACGGACAAATTGAGGATGCCCTCCTAAACGTAATGCACCTGCAGCGGCACATTGACGAATTAATTGGTAAACCCAAATAACACGTCCTGCTGTAAGAACTTTCATTTTTTGAATAAGTTTTACAGCTTGTTCTTTCAATCCATAACGCTCACATACCCCAACTACCGGTAGCGTTAAGACAAAGATCGTTAAACCACGGGACTTAACAAAGTTAGAACCCAGTGTTTCTAAAATCTCACCGAAGTTCATACCACCAATTAAAGCGGTAACAACAGCAGCGACTAAAACAACAGCGATTGAATCAATTTTCATTGCAAATCCAACAACAATAATAAGAACTCCAACTAGGAGCCAAAGATTAACAGTATCGACCATACACTTCTCCTCTCGTATAGATTTAACTATACGTAAGATTATAAAATGAAACAGGATTCATTACAACTAAAAGACGACGGTATTTTCAGGATTCAACCCATCAACTTCTAAAAAGATGATGAAATCCAGACAAATACGTGACAAATATCACACCTTAATTCAAGAAAAGAGGCTTTAAACAGGGTGGATTAGGAGGTTTCAAAGATTTTCAGACTGGAATGATTGATAAACTGAAAAAATAAATCAAAATAAATGTAAGAAATCGAAAAATGCAAGTTTGCACACATGATTTTCACGTTTAAATCACATATAAATGATATGATTTATTAGATAAAAAAGAAGTATATTTGTTCGAAGCATAATTTTTGCAGGACAAAATATTTTAATTGATAAGAAAGAGGTGTTCGACATTAACGAGAAACAAATTAATGAGACAGAAGAAGTAGTAGAAAAGGAAGTAAGGGAGCCTGAATTTTCGCGACATGATTTTGGATGGGAAAGTCTTGCTTCTGTGGAAACGTCTCGACAAAACCAATTAATTTCAGAAGTATACAGTGTTATGAGTACAGGGGATGATGAACGCATTGAGTTTGTTAAGAAAGAATGGGAATCTTTATCTGAAGAAGGCATCGACCAAGATTTAGAAGATAAATTCAAAACGGCACTTGATCAATACGAACATCGCCAAGAACGACTTGAAAAAGCACGTGCGATTAAGAAAGACTTAATTGAACAAGCTGATCAACTAAAGAAATCAACGGACTGGAATAAAACAGCCGTTAAATTACAAGAACTTCAAAAACAATGGAAAGAAGCAGGATTTGCGGGTCAAGATGTAGATCAAGAGCTTTGGGAAAAATTCCGTGCGATTAATGATGAGTTCTTTGATGCACGCACCACCCACTTTGAAGAAATGACGTTACTTCGCAAAGATGCGAAAGCATTGAAAGAAGCTTTAATTGTGGAAGTAGAAGCAATTAAAGATTCAACGGAATGGAAAGAAACATCGGATGCGATGCGCGATTTAATGACACGTTGGAAAGAAGCAGGATTTGCTGGACGTGAACATGAAGATCGTTTATGGGAAGAATTTAACGGTCATCGTCAAAATTTCTATCAAAAACAACGTGAGTTCTTTGACGGATTACGTGCAGAACAAGATAACGCACGTGAGAAAAAAGAAGCGATTATCGAGAAGGCAAAAGATCTTGTCCAAACATTCAATGATGCAACCACACGTGAAAATATGGAAGCACTGTTTAATGACTGGAAAGAAGCAGGACATAGTGGTCGCGATCATGAGCCGAAACTTTGGGATACATTTAGAGGGATTCAAGATGATTTCTATGCACGCATAAAAAATCGGGACTTTAATCGACAAGAATCACGTCGAAATGAAATCGAAGAAGAACTTGAACTGCTCGATGTTCGTTGTGATGCTTTAGAAGAACTCAACGAAAAAATCAAAGTTAAGATTGCAAGTCTTGAAGGTCAAGCAAAAACAAATGATTCTGAAACGTTACAAGAAGAAATTGCAGGTCTTAAAAACAACTATGAAGAAAACGAAGCAAAACTTGATGAATATGTTCGTGAACAAGCAAAACTTCAAAATGAATTAAATCGAATCTTCTAGTTTTAACCACTCTTGCATGAGTGGTTTTTTTATGGTCTAATAGACATGAAAAGAGGATTGTATGAAAAATAAATTACTGAAAATAACCTTAGTATTTCTTTGCGCATTCTTGGGGTTTGCGGGAGGCCATATGGCCCAAAAGTTATCCTTTACATATAGTATCGGTCCCCTCAATATTTTTCTGGCTTCGATGGGCTTTATAATATTAAGTTTTATAATTCATATTGTGATGCATGAAACAGGTCATCTCATCTTTGGTTTAATAACGGGTTATCAATTTATTCTGATTCGTTTTTTCTCGTTGACACTGATTAAAACAAATCACGGATACAAATTGAAATCGCTCAAAATTCCGGGTACTGCCGGCCAGTGTTTGATGATGCCACCTAAAACAATGAACGAAGACTTTCCGACTCAACTTTATAATTTTGGGGGACTTATTACAAATGGTGTCATTACACTTGTGGCTCTAGTGCTCCTTGTAATGTTTCCAGTTGGACCCTACATGCAAATATTTCTAACCTTACTGATTCTCCTCGG
This genomic stretch from Erysipelothrix rhusiopathiae harbors:
- a CDS encoding DUF969 domain-containing protein, producing MVDTVNLWLLVGVLIIVVGFAMKIDSIAVVLVAAVVTALIGGMNFGEILETLGSNFVKSRGLTIFVLTLPVVGVCERYGLKEQAVKLIQKMKVLTAGRVIWVYQLIRQCAAAGALRLGGHPQFVRPLIHPMAEGAGIQEKGSALSVAEEEEIKAGAAAAENYGNFFGQNLFPYASGVILIVETLVEQGYDVTHQGIALWSVPVFVIALVLGGVQTVLLDRRIKRGAK
- a CDS encoding benzene 1,2-dioxygenase is translated as MKCDQIELKSQEDELPCSSENKTISIPKVKSHILSGCFGDDFRADRQESRAQRLRNTDCDRSQRQDFDIHLECPIQQQLDELHEWCQGKLSGHFSPRYQVLTFTQFNPKTKTISVRNNFKHLNTEHAVFRSCVLKDGHRISGSESSVTIAIRVGEIQEVPVNTPSFYEFDAMYHLNLYVKDPYTDEDVLCHQLRLHHLVKQEVSMADDYAAIEVVESQERCGVYGEYFSLSFNKKTGFMDSYCFHDEMLFCRPMNLLCNRGPMNYEDNEHWNSFTREWSQEAVESTTQHFSIVVVNDSRVRITIRSVLANGSVVHTIYKVYADGRVWVRQSFKPSNHSGLSMIGFKIPLEPSYNAFHYFGKGPHANYQNLNEDLGLAVYEEVIEKEVSPKTYKNHTQIFWASLTNSLQKGLMIKSDRLPLNVGACRTDDDCVACIVAVDVVGWLSKHDPQFLDVHREYHYEFEMIPVTKGQEDVYYKVKMI
- the pcp gene encoding pyroglutamyl-peptidase I, which gives rise to MKVLITGFDPFGGEKMNPAYEAVKLLPDTIEGAEVLKLEVPTVFNKSVEVLDEAMAKHQPDIVICVGQAGNRFGVTPERVAINQDDARIKDNEGNQPIDETIFEDGKAAYFATLPIKAMVENMKQASIPASVSNTAGTFVCNHLMYGLLYLVDKKYPNVRGGFIHVPFATQQVMDKPTAPSLTLEQIAKGLEVCIATAVTVKEDHKIQGGAIS
- a CDS encoding DUF979 domain-containing protein: MTANFWELFLEMWYMVVGCIFIATAVSAYRNIDDNRKYGAASFWIILAVLFMLGKYIPNKINGLLVLALGVLSFMKTVNIGDIEQISQDFRDEQSDRIGFKIFIPSVFIAIGAFLFSFVLPKVAPGVSAGVLGYIAIGLSAACGLIATFIITKTKPKGVMNDATRLMRTMGSFSILPQLLSALGVVFTTAGVGSLIATLLGSFIPNGNIFAGVVAYCVGMAIFTIIMGNAFAAFTVITIGIGIPFVFAQGANPLIAGALAMTAGFCGTLLTPMAANFNIVPAALLETKSQYSIIKYQAPMALIMLVIHIFLMYFLAF
- a CDS encoding gamma-glutamylcyclotransferase, coding for MNNQMFVYGSLMEGFFNFDKYVDGHVVSIEKAYVLGTLYDMPYKGYPALLQEGNTKVWGEIITVKDLSLIIDDIDAMEGFNGRDDDEYKRIPSTITKENGDTVELGVYFYNLKDQDVRFDEAILLPEGSWRAFKTSKK
- a CDS encoding DUF349 domain-containing protein, producing MFDINEKQINETEEVVEKEVREPEFSRHDFGWESLASVETSRQNQLISEVYSVMSTGDDERIEFVKKEWESLSEEGIDQDLEDKFKTALDQYEHRQERLEKARAIKKDLIEQADQLKKSTDWNKTAVKLQELQKQWKEAGFAGQDVDQELWEKFRAINDEFFDARTTHFEEMTLLRKDAKALKEALIVEVEAIKDSTEWKETSDAMRDLMTRWKEAGFAGREHEDRLWEEFNGHRQNFYQKQREFFDGLRAEQDNAREKKEAIIEKAKDLVQTFNDATTRENMEALFNDWKEAGHSGRDHEPKLWDTFRGIQDDFYARIKNRDFNRQESRRNEIEEELELLDVRCDALEELNEKIKVKIASLEGQAKTNDSETLQEEIAGLKNNYEENEAKLDEYVREQAKLQNELNRIF